A genomic stretch from Thermodesulforhabdus norvegica includes:
- a CDS encoding NUDIX hydrolase, with protein sequence MTGSSNIQPSRTYPDRPLIGVGAVVIRDKKVLLVRRANEPSKGLWSIPGGLVRTGETLEEAVKREILEETGIPVRVHDVIAILDRIIPDQKGRILYHYVLVDFLCTPLSKADPVSGSDAEESKYVSMDELDGFELTTFTKGVIHRALNTLSSHEGANIYLKKGLK encoded by the coding sequence ATGACCGGGTCATCGAATATACAACCGTCAAGAACCTATCCGGACCGACCGCTTATTGGGGTGGGTGCCGTGGTAATAAGAGACAAAAAGGTCCTGCTGGTACGGCGTGCCAACGAACCCTCAAAGGGCCTGTGGTCAATACCCGGCGGGCTGGTCAGAACGGGAGAAACCCTTGAAGAAGCCGTTAAAAGAGAGATTCTGGAAGAGACGGGAATACCGGTACGGGTTCATGATGTCATAGCGATCCTGGATCGGATCATCCCCGACCAAAAAGGACGGATACTTTACCATTATGTTCTGGTCGATTTTCTTTGCACTCCGCTATCGAAGGCCGATCCGGTAAGTGGTTCCGATGCGGAAGAAAGTAAATACGTAAGCATGGACGAACTCGACGGCTTTGAACTGACCACCTTTACCAAGGGAGTAATCCACCGCGCCCTCAATACCTTATCATCTCACGAAGGGGCAAATATCTACCTTAAAAAGGGATTAAAGTAA
- a CDS encoding thermonuclease family protein, whose translation MVTIKKALACVTTILLWTVLTTSGSTAFDPPGEGRVVAVFDGDTIMLEGGIKVRYLGIDTPEVEHDDNPADCFGPEAARANASMVMGKRVKLRYDPAQLRDRHGRLLAYVYLSDGRCVNEVLIRDGYGWVLRKPEGFQKLLHFLDLQRSAIKQKKGLWGACPVKAEPFYVGNRRSFVFHRPSCPFGRSISPRNAVKFITREDAFNQGFHPCRRCKP comes from the coding sequence ATGGTGACAATCAAAAAAGCCCTGGCTTGCGTTACCACAATCCTCCTGTGGACTGTACTAACTACCTCAGGCTCGACGGCCTTTGATCCGCCCGGAGAAGGTCGGGTTGTTGCGGTTTTCGACGGAGACACCATAATGCTGGAAGGGGGTATAAAGGTAAGATATCTGGGAATAGATACTCCCGAGGTAGAACACGACGACAATCCTGCCGATTGCTTTGGCCCGGAAGCAGCCAGGGCAAACGCTTCAATGGTCATGGGCAAAAGAGTTAAACTGAGGTACGATCCGGCTCAGCTAAGAGACAGACACGGGCGGCTGCTGGCGTATGTTTACCTGAGTGACGGAAGGTGCGTAAACGAAGTGTTGATTCGAGACGGCTATGGCTGGGTATTGAGGAAACCCGAAGGGTTTCAAAAACTTCTGCATTTTCTGGACCTCCAGAGAAGCGCCATAAAGCAGAAAAAGGGACTCTGGGGAGCATGCCCTGTAAAGGCCGAACCTTTTTACGTAGGCAATAGAAGAAGCTTCGTTTTTCATAGACCGTCCTGTCCTTTCGGACGATCTATAAGCCCCCGAAACGCCGTTAAGTTCATAACCAGGGAGGATGCTTTTAATCAGGGATTTCATCCGTGCAGGCGTTGCAAACCATGA
- a CDS encoding radical SAM protein: MTVSDRPSLLFADRNGQIYDFPYLEMVGSHAGRWRRLRPGDWIPLPEGSELFVLPDRYPAGFDPERGRFVVLDRNPYNARESIRAVAAFVAPAHTATYLAAYKRSRDARILPLFSYAAVGWYKDSFVTTAIRVDPDERQDARHFKKDVIAREAQALIESYRSNRLIQHLGRCALSYACPAARNFFMGRWEAPLPTSPVCNARCLGCISYQENPEIPVTQERLNFVPTAEEVAEVALLHIKRAERPVVSFGQGCEGEPLLQAQVLEKAIGLIRKETEKGTINLNTNASLPARVDRLFAVGLDSIRVSLNSVQERYYNAYYRPRGYSFEDVKKTILTALSHNGFVSLNYFILPGVTDDPAEVDAFMEFLKSHPVNLIQMRNFNIDPEWYINEIDFRPTGPPVGIKRWMEVVRENFPDVRFGYFNPFLR, from the coding sequence ATGACCGTGAGTGATCGCCCCAGTTTGCTTTTCGCCGACAGGAACGGCCAGATCTACGATTTCCCCTATCTCGAGATGGTGGGATCTCATGCGGGGAGATGGAGAAGGCTCAGGCCGGGGGACTGGATACCTCTTCCCGAGGGGAGTGAGCTTTTCGTTCTTCCCGACCGATATCCCGCCGGTTTTGATCCCGAGAGGGGCAGATTTGTTGTGCTCGACCGGAATCCTTATAATGCTCGTGAATCCATAAGGGCTGTAGCTGCATTTGTTGCCCCTGCACATACTGCTACTTATCTGGCGGCCTACAAAAGATCGCGGGATGCCCGCATCTTGCCTCTCTTTTCCTATGCCGCCGTAGGTTGGTACAAAGACTCCTTTGTAACTACGGCGATCAGGGTCGATCCCGACGAGAGACAGGACGCGCGTCACTTTAAAAAAGACGTTATTGCCAGGGAGGCTCAGGCTCTGATCGAATCCTACCGGTCCAACAGGCTTATTCAGCATCTCGGACGCTGTGCCCTGAGCTATGCCTGCCCTGCCGCCAGGAACTTTTTTATGGGACGCTGGGAGGCTCCCCTTCCTACATCGCCGGTCTGCAATGCCAGATGTCTGGGTTGCATAAGCTATCAGGAGAACCCGGAAATTCCCGTTACTCAGGAAAGATTGAACTTCGTGCCGACGGCAGAAGAAGTGGCCGAAGTTGCGCTCCTGCACATAAAAAGAGCCGAAAGGCCCGTCGTCAGCTTCGGACAGGGCTGTGAAGGAGAGCCCTTGCTTCAGGCTCAGGTTCTTGAAAAGGCCATAGGCCTTATCAGAAAGGAAACCGAAAAGGGGACGATAAACCTGAATACCAATGCGAGTCTTCCCGCCCGGGTTGATCGCCTCTTTGCCGTGGGACTGGATAGCATCAGGGTAAGTCTTAACAGCGTTCAGGAAAGATACTACAACGCCTACTACAGGCCCAGAGGCTATTCCTTTGAAGATGTTAAAAAAACAATCCTTACGGCGTTGTCCCACAACGGGTTTGTATCCCTTAATTACTTTATTCTTCCCGGCGTTACCGATGATCCCGCAGAAGTCGATGCCTTTATGGAATTTCTTAAGTCCCATCCTGTCAATCTCATACAGATGAGAAACTTCAACATTGACCCCGAATGGTATATCAACGAGATAGATTTTAGACCTACGGGGCCGCCGGTGGGTATCAAGCGCTGGATGGAAGTCGTGCGTGAGAACTTTCCGGACGTCCGCTTCGGTTACTTTAATCCCTTTTTAAGGTAG
- a CDS encoding rod shape-determining protein, giving the protein MFRRLLGFFAKDLAMDLGTANTLIYLKGHGIVLNEPSVVAIHADDYSVLAVGREARAMVGKHGRRIVTIRPLKDGVIADFEVTSVMIKSFLGSVLKRKQLVKPKLVVAVPTGITAVEKRAVIEAAEQAGAGKVLLIEEPVAAAIGAGLPIDQPVGSMVVDIGGGTTEVAVISLFAVAYSESVRVAGDEANEAIVRYVQRKHQMIISEYTAEQIKIKIGSALPMEKSLRVQVRGKEILSGIPKTFYVTDEEVREALQEPIQVIVESVRKALEKTPPDLAADIYDRGIWLAGGGALLKGLDRLISSDTGLPVHVADDPLTAIVRGAGTVIEHLDYYKPVFIS; this is encoded by the coding sequence ATGTTTAGACGGCTTCTCGGCTTTTTTGCCAAAGATCTTGCGATGGATCTGGGGACGGCCAACACGCTGATATACTTGAAGGGTCATGGTATAGTCCTGAACGAACCTTCCGTTGTAGCCATTCACGCCGACGATTACAGCGTTCTGGCAGTCGGACGGGAAGCCAGGGCCATGGTGGGGAAGCACGGCAGAAGGATCGTAACCATAAGACCTCTTAAAGACGGCGTCATTGCCGACTTTGAAGTTACCAGTGTCATGATTAAAAGTTTTCTGGGTTCGGTGCTGAAAAGAAAACAACTGGTGAAGCCCAAACTGGTCGTGGCGGTGCCGACCGGTATTACGGCCGTTGAAAAACGAGCGGTCATCGAAGCGGCGGAGCAGGCCGGAGCCGGAAAGGTTTTGCTGATCGAAGAACCCGTGGCCGCCGCGATAGGAGCCGGACTGCCCATAGACCAGCCCGTGGGCAGTATGGTCGTTGATATAGGAGGAGGAACCACGGAGGTTGCCGTTATATCGCTGTTTGCCGTCGCTTACAGTGAGTCCGTGAGGGTGGCCGGGGACGAAGCCAACGAAGCCATAGTGAGATATGTACAGAGAAAACATCAGATGATTATAAGCGAATACACGGCCGAACAGATAAAAATCAAAATCGGAAGTGCTCTGCCGATGGAAAAGAGCTTAAGGGTTCAGGTGCGGGGCAAGGAAATTCTGAGCGGTATTCCAAAAACCTTTTATGTAACCGACGAAGAGGTCAGAGAAGCCCTTCAGGAGCCGATTCAGGTAATCGTTGAGTCCGTGAGAAAGGCTTTGGAAAAGACACCGCCGGATCTTGCGGCAGACATATATGACCGGGGGATATGGTTGGCCGGAGGAGGTGCACTTCTTAAGGGTCTCGACAGGCTGATTTCCAGTGATACCGGTTTGCCGGTCCATGTGGCCGACGATCCCCTGACCGCCATAGTCAGAGGAGCCGGAACGGTTATTGAGCACCTGGACTATTATAAACCGGTTTTTATCAGCTAG
- a CDS encoding AAA family ATPase codes for MIRKIAIRNFMSHKDTVVELSDGVTVISGPNNVGKSALVEAIRCVCENPPAAFVLRHGAVKAVVEIELASGEVIRWERKQGSSVYRIIGPDGKEQVYAKTRRVPEDVQRLLRMGPVETDGGRLDVHLAHQKDPIFLLDESGSKIAGFFAASSEAEYLIRMRQALKDKARFYRGKKSDLEREVELCESLLKAYKPLDRVEQELARCSITYEKILERERKIEELQALITEVERLKEKVDECLNQENLLSRLREPPEVSNTGELALMVSELDRLSLKSDTLFREIDLLKSVSSPPELKDSTLLAAFIGEMNELEKRLGFIERVLEHLNRLEAPPDLIETSSLDSLCFEMDELERREERLINFLKVCSTLRDLPEFKPPDPLYQTVKELKALVDRERNLENLISALDVLTSPPEIRDVKALVDFVDELESLAGRVRDLDRVLAECDERLVSKREEIARYLREIGVCPVCRQVIDLEHFLQETHDD; via the coding sequence ATGATCCGTAAAATAGCCATCAGAAATTTCATGAGCCATAAGGACACGGTTGTCGAGCTTTCCGACGGGGTAACCGTGATTTCTGGCCCTAATAACGTCGGTAAAAGCGCCCTCGTCGAGGCAATAAGGTGTGTTTGCGAAAATCCACCGGCCGCTTTCGTCTTAAGACATGGAGCGGTAAAGGCGGTTGTGGAGATTGAACTGGCTTCCGGAGAGGTTATCAGGTGGGAAAGAAAGCAGGGATCTTCAGTTTACAGAATAATAGGCCCCGACGGTAAAGAGCAGGTTTACGCAAAGACCCGCAGGGTTCCTGAAGATGTGCAGAGGTTGTTAAGGATGGGCCCGGTTGAAACAGACGGCGGGAGGCTTGATGTTCATCTTGCTCATCAGAAGGACCCGATTTTCCTGCTCGATGAAAGCGGCTCCAAAATCGCCGGTTTTTTTGCAGCCTCATCTGAAGCCGAGTACCTCATCAGAATGAGGCAGGCTCTTAAAGATAAGGCAAGGTTTTACCGGGGGAAAAAGTCCGATCTGGAACGGGAAGTCGAGCTTTGCGAGTCTTTATTGAAAGCCTATAAACCCCTTGACAGAGTGGAGCAGGAACTCGCCAGATGTTCGATTACCTACGAAAAGATATTGGAACGGGAAAGAAAGATCGAAGAACTTCAGGCGCTGATTACCGAAGTGGAGCGCCTGAAGGAAAAGGTCGATGAATGTTTAAATCAAGAAAACCTGCTTTCTCGATTAAGAGAACCTCCGGAAGTCAGCAATACAGGAGAACTGGCTTTGATGGTCTCCGAGCTTGATCGTTTATCCTTGAAGTCGGATACGCTTTTCAGGGAAATCGATCTTTTGAAAAGTGTAAGCTCTCCCCCGGAGCTTAAGGATTCCACCCTGCTGGCAGCGTTCATCGGCGAGATGAACGAGCTAGAAAAGAGGCTGGGTTTCATCGAAAGGGTACTCGAACATCTGAATCGGCTTGAAGCCCCTCCGGATCTCATAGAAACCTCTTCTCTCGATTCCCTGTGTTTTGAGATGGACGAGTTAGAGCGGCGTGAGGAGCGTCTGATAAATTTTCTGAAAGTATGTTCCACCCTGAGAGATTTGCCGGAATTTAAACCTCCGGATCCGCTCTACCAGACCGTTAAAGAACTTAAGGCCCTTGTAGATCGTGAGCGAAATCTTGAGAATTTGATTTCGGCTCTTGATGTGCTGACTTCTCCGCCCGAAATTCGGGATGTGAAAGCTCTGGTGGATTTCGTGGACGAACTCGAATCGTTGGCCGGAAGAGTAAGAGATCTGGATCGGGTGCTGGCCGAATGTGACGAAAGGCTGGTATCGAAGAGGGAGGAAATAGCCCGATATCTCCGTGAAATTGGTGTGTGTCCGGTTTGTCGGCAGGTTATTGACCTGGAGCACTTCCTTCAGGAGACCCATGATGATTGA
- a CDS encoding CBS and ACT domain-containing protein: protein MFVGWHMTTKLITITPDTPMLKAREIMDEHRISHLPVTDNKGRLLGLVTDRDLREAWASPASTLSVYELTYILQKVTVEGIMKKNLITATPDMTIERAALIMHDQKIGCLPVLSSDNRLIGIITTADLMAVLLKAMGMSDDSGRLTVLVRDRVGVLSRVTSILAEKNINIRSVMVHPLPGYEGVWQLLLRFRQGVLEEAARVLEEAGFKVLKEYQEDLTPYLPE, encoded by the coding sequence ATGTTCGTAGGATGGCACATGACGACAAAGCTCATAACGATAACCCCGGATACTCCCATGTTGAAGGCCCGTGAGATAATGGATGAGCACAGGATTTCACACCTTCCCGTAACCGATAACAAAGGCCGTCTCCTCGGTCTCGTCACGGATCGAGATTTAAGAGAAGCCTGGGCTTCTCCCGCTTCGACCCTCAGTGTGTATGAACTCACCTACATTCTACAAAAAGTTACCGTCGAAGGCATTATGAAAAAAAACCTCATAACGGCTACACCCGATATGACCATCGAAAGAGCCGCCCTGATAATGCACGATCAAAAGATCGGATGCCTTCCCGTCCTTTCATCGGACAACCGGCTCATAGGAATTATTACGACGGCAGACCTAATGGCCGTTTTGCTTAAGGCGATGGGCATGAGTGACGACAGCGGCCGTCTGACCGTTCTCGTAAGGGACAGGGTAGGGGTTCTCAGCCGTGTTACGTCGATTCTTGCCGAGAAAAATATAAATATCCGAAGCGTCATGGTTCATCCGTTACCGGGCTATGAGGGAGTATGGCAGCTTCTTTTGAGGTTTCGCCAGGGCGTTCTGGAAGAAGCGGCCAGAGTTCTGGAAGAAGCGGGTTTCAAGGTGTTGAAAGAGTATCAGGAAGATCTCACGCCCTATCTTCCCGAATGA